In Anthonomus grandis grandis chromosome 5, icAntGran1.3, whole genome shotgun sequence, the following are encoded in one genomic region:
- the LOC126736191 gene encoding homeobox protein HOX3-like — translation MSELMKEINSAVQNFSPEHQQVAEPLFELISDESLMSLESYKDCDYGLPLQQYSYQDSNVLLNTSCFRQEDIKLLNNNTISQPMPTLQYPTTWYPINNNSPYSSSSDPFRGVDLNSLPPVQSDHVNTIPALGSKRARTQYTSLQLVELEKEFQTSKYLCRPKRINLAQTLNLTEKQIKVWFQNRRMKFKKESKGKSHRNGENNNGSQSPIQNGGSDVESCLKINAEESTITKRLMTHSVLSQRSKYSLPMTSSGSVYVSPISSQSTSCEAFQPPAYCTNPSGFPSTPATYPLAAYEAISPFPQEEASYSTEDIMSSIFNQYDGLTEHQLQSSPWNQHTFNSSLHNNELSGLLPL, via the exons ATGTCCGAATTAATGAAGGAAATTAACAGTGCTGTGCAAAATTTTTCTCCAGAGCACCAACAAGTCGCAGAACCTCTTTTCGAATTAATAAGTGATGAATCTTTGATGTCATTGGAGTCCTATAAGGATTGTGATTATGGTTTACCACTACAACAATATTCTTATCAAGATAGCAACGTTCTTCTCAATACAAGTTGTTTCAGACAGGAAGATATAAAGCTATTG aataataATACTATTTCCCAGCCAATGCCTACTCTCCAGTATCCAACTACTTGGTACCCAATAA ATAATAATAGTCCATACAGCTCTAGCTCTGATCCATTCAGGGGCGTAGACCTAAACTCACTGCCGCCTGTTCAAAGTGATCATGTGAATACTATCCCAGCATTAGGAAGTAAAAGAGCGAGAACACAATACACATCTCTGCAGTTAGTCGAACTCGAAAAAGAATTTCAGACAAGCAAATACTTGTGTCGCCCCAAACGAATCAACTTGGCACAGACACTAAACCTTaccgaaaaacaaataaaagtttGGTTCCAAAACAGACGTATGAAGTTTAAGAAGGAAAGTAAAGGCAAAAGTCATCGAAATGGAGAGAATAACAATGGATCACAATCTCCTATTCAAAACGGAGGATCGGATGTTGAATCTTGCTTAAAAATTAATGCTGAAGAATCAACAATTACGAAGAGATTGATGACTCATTCAGTATTGAGTCAGAGATCTAAGTACTCTCTACCGATGACATCAAGCGGATCAGTTTATGTCAGTCCAATTTCCAGTCAATCGACGTCTTGTGAAGCTTTTCAACCTCCAGCTTACTGTACTAATCCCTCTGGGTTCCCATCTACGCCAGCTACTTATCCATTGGCTGCGTATGAAGCAATTTCACCATTTCCACAGGAAGAGGCTTCTTATTCGACTGAAGATATTATGTCTTCTATTTTCAACCAATATGATGGATTGACTGAACATCAATTACAAAGTAGTCCATGGAACCAACATACCTTTAACAGTAGTTTGCATAATAATGAACTTTCGGGACTGCTTCCATTATAA